A genome region from Myroides fluvii includes the following:
- a CDS encoding LOG family protein, with amino-acid sequence MKENLGNEEDKIQEKFKQKSWTEIKTNDSWGIFKIMSEFVNGYEKMGRIGPCISIFGSARTKKEDPYYKLAEEIAFKVSKAGYGVITGGGPGIMEAGNKGAHLGEGVSVGLNIELPFEQHFNPYIDSDKNIQFDYFFVRKVMFVKYSQGFVVMPGGFGTLDELFEAITLIQTKKIAKFPIVLVGTDFWGGMLDWIKDVLLAKYSNISPEDMNLIQLVDTADEVVERIDAFYKKYTLKPNF; translated from the coding sequence ATGAAAGAAAATTTAGGAAATGAAGAGGATAAAATCCAAGAAAAATTCAAACAAAAGTCTTGGACAGAAATAAAAACCAACGATTCTTGGGGGATTTTTAAAATCATGTCTGAGTTTGTGAATGGGTATGAAAAAATGGGGCGTATCGGACCTTGTATTTCTATTTTTGGTTCAGCGCGAACAAAAAAAGAAGATCCCTATTATAAACTAGCAGAAGAAATTGCATTCAAAGTTAGTAAAGCAGGCTATGGTGTAATTACAGGAGGTGGACCTGGAATTATGGAGGCAGGAAATAAGGGAGCGCATTTGGGAGAAGGCGTTTCAGTAGGATTGAATATTGAATTGCCTTTTGAACAACATTTTAACCCTTATATTGACAGTGATAAAAACATTCAGTTTGATTATTTCTTCGTGCGCAAAGTAATGTTCGTCAAATATTCACAAGGATTTGTTGTCATGCCTGGAGGATTTGGAACACTAGATGAATTGTTTGAGGCAATTACCTTAATTCAAACCAAGAAAATTGCAAAGTTCCCTATTGTTTTAGTGGGGACAGATTTTTGGGGAGGTATGTTAGATTGGATTAAAGACGTCTTGTTGGCAAAATATTCCAATATTTCACCAGAAGATATGAACCTGATTCAGCTGGTAGATACCGCAGATGAAGTAGTAGAACGCATTGATGCTTTTTATAAGAAATATACTTTAAAACCAAATTTCTAA
- the rlmD gene encoding 23S rRNA (uracil(1939)-C(5))-methyltransferase RlmD, whose protein sequence is MKRKRTERIVFENVEVLDAGAKGVSVAKAPDGKVIFIPNVVPGDIIDIQTVKKRKAYYEGIAIKIHSYSKNRIEPVCQHFGACGGCKWQNMSYEQQLFYKNQEVQNNLKRIGKIELPEFEPILGSEKTLFYRNKMEFSFSNARWLTPEEIASGDEIGKENALGFHIPKMWDKILDIQKCHLQQDPSNAIRNEIRAFANAHNLSFFNPREQEGLLRTLMIRTSSIGEIMVMIQFFYDNKQERELLLDHLATTFPEITSLQYVVNAKANDTIYDQDVILYKGRDYILEEMEGLKFSINAKSFYQTNSDQAYELYKVTRDYAELTGNELVFDLYTGTGTIAQFVSKKAKRVVGVEAVPEAIADAKINAERNEITNCDFFVGDMKNVFNDEFIATHGHPDVIITDPPRDGMHKDVVEMLLKVAPKRIVYVSCNSATQARDLALLDEKYKVTKVRPVDMFPQTHHVENVVQLELK, encoded by the coding sequence ATGAAAAGAAAGAGAACAGAAAGAATCGTATTCGAAAACGTAGAAGTCCTTGATGCAGGTGCAAAAGGCGTTTCGGTAGCTAAGGCTCCTGATGGGAAAGTAATTTTCATTCCCAATGTTGTTCCAGGAGATATTATTGATATTCAAACCGTTAAAAAGCGAAAAGCCTATTACGAAGGCATCGCTATTAAGATCCATAGCTATTCTAAAAACCGCATTGAACCCGTGTGTCAACATTTTGGGGCTTGTGGAGGATGTAAATGGCAAAATATGTCTTACGAACAACAGTTGTTTTACAAAAATCAAGAAGTTCAAAACAACCTAAAGCGCATTGGAAAAATTGAACTACCTGAATTTGAACCTATCCTTGGTTCTGAAAAAACGCTATTTTACAGAAATAAAATGGAGTTTTCTTTCTCGAATGCTCGTTGGTTAACTCCGGAGGAGATTGCAAGCGGGGATGAAATAGGAAAGGAAAATGCATTGGGGTTCCACATTCCAAAAATGTGGGATAAAATTTTAGACATTCAAAAGTGTCATTTGCAACAAGATCCATCTAATGCTATCCGCAATGAGATTCGAGCATTTGCCAATGCCCATAACCTATCGTTCTTCAATCCAAGAGAACAAGAAGGTTTGTTGCGTACCTTGATGATTCGCACAAGCTCTATTGGAGAAATCATGGTCATGATTCAATTCTTTTACGACAACAAACAAGAGAGAGAATTGCTGTTAGATCACTTGGCAACGACTTTCCCTGAAATTACATCTTTACAATATGTGGTAAACGCAAAAGCCAACGATACCATCTACGATCAAGACGTTATTTTATACAAAGGGCGCGATTATATTTTGGAAGAGATGGAAGGATTAAAATTTAGCATCAACGCTAAATCGTTTTATCAAACCAATTCAGATCAAGCCTATGAATTGTATAAAGTTACTCGTGATTATGCTGAATTAACGGGCAATGAATTAGTATTCGATTTATATACAGGTACAGGTACAATTGCACAATTCGTTTCTAAAAAAGCGAAAAGAGTGGTAGGAGTTGAAGCTGTTCCGGAAGCGATTGCTGACGCTAAGATTAATGCTGAGCGCAATGAAATTACCAATTGTGATTTCTTCGTTGGGGATATGAAAAACGTATTCAACGATGAATTTATTGCTACACACGGACACCCAGACGTTATCATCACAGATCCACCGAGAGACGGAATGCACAAAGACGTTGTGGAAATGCTTTTAAAAGTAGCGCCAAAACGCATTGTGTACGTTAGTTGTAATTCGGCTACTCAGGCAAGAGATTTAGCCTTATTAGACGAAAAATACAAAGTAACGAAAGTTCGCCCTGTAGATATGTTTCCACAAACACATCACGTGGAGAACGTAGTTCAACTAGAATTAAAATAG